A region of the Syntrophorhabdaceae bacterium genome:
GCCATGTCCTTGAATCCCTGTCCCCACGGTACGAGCCGCAATGCTCCGGCCCGTGGTTCATCCTTCCCGTCAACATAGGCATCGAGGCCGATACGATTGCAAGCGTTCAGAAAGTCGTCAATGCTCCATCGGTCATAGGCCATGCCAAGGACGTTGTACTTTTTCATTATCCCGGCCAGGCGTTCGGCCACGAAATCATAGTTGACCGCCCTGCCCGGCGTGGTTTCGATGTAGCCCTGCTGTTTCCACGTCCAGTAGGGTACACGGTCGCGGTTCTCGTGTTCGCGGATAGTGTCGCCGGGTTTCCAAAACCAAGCCTTGACTGTCTCGTTCTCCCCGGCTGAGACGCCGAGAAGTGCGGTTAAATCCGTCTTTCCGGACAGGTCGAGGGCAAGGTATATCCCTGCGCCTTCTTCCAGTGTGGCGTCAGTTTTACAGCCTGTCCATTCGGCGCGGGGGATGAGGGGAGACTTGGAGTCACAACGTTGATTTAAATTTAGGTTACGAAACGATGCCTCAAAACTTGGCATTCGTTGTGCGCGTTTTGCGGCCGTTGTCATATCCTCCAATGATCTGAATTTACCTAATGCTGGGTTTGCGACCTTCCATACTTCTTTATCTGTATATATGTTTTCCGCATCATCATCGGCTGCATATAGGTGACATACTGTGGAAGGATCGCGTTTAGACAAGCCATCATCTATCAAAGTAGACAGAGGGTGTTGCGGATCATTAGACTGAGTGCTAATAACAATAAAAAGCGGTTCAGGACGCGCCCCAAAAGAAGTATCAAAAGCGTCATACAGGTCTCTATTCTTTGCTTGAGCAAGTTCATCGAATGCGACGAAAGTAGGGTTCAGTCCCATTTTTGTTCCTGCTTCCGCACTAACCGCCCGAAATACTGAGCCTGTGTCCCATGCAATCATGGTCTTTGTGCTGTCGACAACCTTAATGGCTGCTGAAATATCGGGATCGGCGCGAACAATCTGGGAGCAATAGCGAAAGAGAATACCGGCCTGCTCGCGGTCATTAGCACAGGCGTAGCATTCAGCGTTCATCGACTTCTCCGGCCCCCAAAGATGCACAAGAACCAGGCAGGCGGTTAACATAGTCTTTCCGTTCTTGCGGCCCATACTGAGGATCGCCCGACGCACTATCCGCCTCCCGTCTTTATCAACGGGTCCATAAACTGCATTAATAAAATCTTTCTGAAAGGGCATTAGCTTGAAGGTGTCGCCTTCTCCTTTACCGGATGGAATTCTTAATAATTCAATGAATTTGATGATCTTATTTACTCGTTCCGTATATCGCTTCTTCATATCGCCAGTACCAATGACGGTTGAAAGGGTTTTTCTAGCTTTGCTCCCTTGCTTATATTCTGAGTGGCCCACATCGGACGGAGATTTTTTAAAGCCCAGCATCTGTTGAAATCGAGTTCGTCAGGACTTTTGAAATTGAACGCTACTATGGGAACCTTGTGGTCGATATGCCATGCTGTGCCGTAATTCTCCCAGGTCATCCCCGGCTTAAAGAGCTTTTCAAGATGCGTCTTGAGTTGATCGACCGTATAGCCGACGAGTGTTTCCCAATGTCTGCCCCGCTTAGTACCGTGTAGGGAATAGGCAATATATCGTTTGATGTTGGCGTTCAATCGACCTTTTACTGTTGCCCTTATCCGCTGTCCTGTTATCCTTGCGTATTGTTTTGTTTCTTCTGGATGGTTGACCCTCCATCGACGTACGTTGTCTATATGTCGTTCTCTGTTTTCGCTTCTCCACTTTCTTGAGGCCATTTTTCTCCGTTCTCTGTTCCGACAATAGTTATCGTGGAGCGTTGCTTTTCTTCTCTCTGGGTTTTGTTCGCGCCATATCCGAGACCGTTCTTTTGCGTCCTCACGGTGAGCTTCCCTGTATTTCGCGTTTTCAACATAGAGGCATTCACGACACGCCGATGTCAGGCCGTCCTTGCTTAATGTCCGCTTATTAAACTCGTCCGATGATTTTTCTTGTCCACATTTTGAACAGACTTTCATCCAGCTACCCTTCGCCATTCGCTTTCTGCTCGTAG
Encoded here:
- a CDS encoding terminase large subunit; translated protein: MLGFKKSPSDVGHSEYKQGSKARKTLSTVIGTGDMKKRYTERVNKIIKFIELLRIPSGKGEGDTFKLMPFQKDFINAVYGPVDKDGRRIVRRAILSMGRKNGKTMLTACLVLVHLWGPEKSMNAECYACANDREQAGILFRYCSQIVRADPDISAAIKVVDSTKTMIAWDTGSVFRAVSAEAGTKMGLNPTFVAFDELAQAKNRDLYDAFDTSFGARPEPLFIVISTQSNDPQHPLSTLIDDGLSKRDPSTVCHLYAADDDAENIYTDKEVWKVANPALGKFRSLEDMTTAAKRAQRMPSFEASFRNLNLNQRCDSKSPLIPRAEWTGCKTDATLEEGAGIYLALDLSGKTDLTALLGVSAGENETVKAWFWKPGDTIREHENRDRVPYWTWKQQGYIETTPGRAVNYDFVAERLAGIMKKYNVLGMAYDRWSIDDFLNACNRIGLDAYVDGKDEPRAGALRLVPWGQGFKDMA